The following proteins are co-located in the Parafannyhessea umbonata genome:
- a CDS encoding carbohydrate kinase family protein — translation MRIFCIGQAAYDITARVDEDIVPDRKYRLTEHTECPGAPALNGSCVCGKWGAKPYLVARIGRDAYGEQIKKAVADCGVNLDYLLRAPGVSTSFSFIVANGKTGTRTIFNFPSQNVEAEVVYPEASPDIILCDGHEPEATVEYKRRFPDAKVVVDAGTCRESTLQVARVSDYIVCSQAFAEQHTGRVLPDTDKGLLEALLDIESINPGCRVAITLGSKGLVYLEGGKAVRMPAFEVAAIDSTGAGDIFHGAFTYGLSRGLEFVDCLTLGSMTAAISTTRMGSQRSIPELSEVLGALKSLGIDLPESA, via the coding sequence ATGCGCATTTTCTGTATCGGCCAAGCGGCCTATGACATAACTGCACGAGTCGACGAAGACATTGTCCCTGATAGGAAGTATCGTCTCACCGAGCATACTGAATGCCCCGGTGCGCCAGCCCTCAATGGCTCCTGTGTTTGCGGAAAGTGGGGAGCCAAGCCTTACTTGGTGGCCCGCATCGGAAGAGACGCCTATGGAGAGCAGATAAAGAAGGCCGTTGCAGACTGCGGAGTCAATCTTGACTATCTCCTTCGCGCCCCTGGCGTATCGACCTCTTTTAGCTTCATCGTGGCAAACGGAAAGACGGGCACAAGAACAATTTTCAACTTCCCGTCCCAGAACGTTGAAGCTGAAGTTGTGTATCCGGAGGCGTCGCCAGACATCATTCTCTGTGACGGGCATGAACCTGAAGCGACTGTTGAGTACAAGAGGCGCTTCCCCGACGCAAAGGTTGTGGTTGATGCCGGTACGTGTCGAGAGTCGACACTTCAGGTCGCTCGTGTTTCCGATTATATCGTCTGTTCTCAGGCGTTTGCCGAGCAGCATACGGGCCGTGTCCTGCCAGATACCGACAAGGGTCTTCTTGAGGCGCTGCTAGACATCGAAAGCATCAATCCCGGCTGCCGCGTAGCGATAACGCTCGGGTCCAAAGGGCTGGTGTACCTCGAAGGGGGAAAGGCTGTGCGTATGCCCGCGTTCGAGGTGGCGGCGATTGACTCGACGGGCGCGGGAGACATTTTCCACGGAGCTTTTACTTACGGATTGTCGCGTGGCCTTGAGTTCGTCGATTGTCTGACTCTTGGCTCTATGACTGCCGCCATTTCTACCACTCGCATGGGTAGCCAGCGCTCGATTCCTGAACTTAGTGAGGTGCTTGGAGCGCTTAAGTCTCTCGGAATTGATTTGCCCGAATCTGCATAG
- a CDS encoding PTS sugar transporter subunit IIA, producing MADSQKFAFQDMLKVENIQILDSVQDWREGVRVSLDPLVKGGYAEQRYADNVVKDIESVGPYVVLTDDIALIHARPEEGAIKTQMGLLLLRKPVQFEGSDSCVTLLFALSAEDPNSHVDAIKVLATFCMDESKVARLKESETPEEIYHLLIAESEATDRAGESVLSASE from the coding sequence ATGGCTGACTCTCAGAAGTTTGCTTTTCAAGACATGCTCAAGGTTGAGAACATCCAGATACTCGACTCCGTCCAGGACTGGCGCGAAGGGGTAAGGGTAAGTCTTGACCCCCTGGTTAAGGGTGGCTACGCCGAGCAGAGGTATGCGGACAATGTCGTGAAAGACATTGAATCCGTGGGCCCCTATGTCGTGCTTACCGACGACATCGCGCTCATCCACGCACGTCCCGAAGAAGGAGCGATTAAGACCCAGATGGGACTTCTGTTACTGAGGAAGCCCGTTCAATTCGAGGGGTCGGACAGCTGCGTAACGTTGCTGTTTGCTCTGTCGGCAGAAGACCCGAACTCTCACGTAGACGCAATCAAGGTTCTTGCGACCTTCTGCATGGACGAGTCCAAGGTTGCTCGTCTGAAAGAGTCTGAAACGCCAGAAGAAATCTACCACCTGCTCATAGCCGAGTCAGAGGCAACTGACAGAGCAGGAGAATCCGTTCTGTCCGCATCCGAGTAA
- a CDS encoding HAD family hydrolase produces the protein MIKLILSDMDNTLVPFGASAASRRTVDAIHACQEQGIDFGPASGRDRGELSSFFNKDASCYNTGVLVNGQKVYYLGEVVYEKTLPMDELRRAESIAARVEGCAFITYRDDNFGDWVGATREELGPMFERVFLCGGERHELGEMPDYPVVKAGMVVMGDNERAVELSRVLSDACPGLSFPNTVVNWLDASPKGWGKADGVAILQKILGLADEEVCVFGDADNDLDMLRRYPNSCAVANANEAATRAARWHVGASADDGVARAMEQIAAAARESCELGREVEPAFMRA, from the coding sequence TTGATCAAGCTCATACTTTCTGACATGGATAACACGCTGGTGCCGTTTGGCGCGTCGGCGGCATCGCGGCGGACGGTGGACGCGATTCACGCCTGCCAGGAGCAGGGCATCGACTTTGGGCCGGCGAGCGGCCGCGACCGCGGCGAGCTGTCGAGCTTCTTTAACAAGGACGCGAGCTGCTACAACACGGGCGTGCTGGTGAACGGCCAGAAGGTGTACTACCTGGGCGAGGTGGTGTACGAGAAGACCCTGCCCATGGACGAGCTGCGCCGCGCGGAGTCGATTGCGGCGCGGGTCGAGGGCTGCGCGTTCATCACGTATCGCGACGACAACTTTGGCGACTGGGTGGGTGCGACCCGCGAGGAGCTTGGGCCCATGTTCGAGCGCGTCTTCCTGTGCGGCGGCGAGCGCCACGAGCTGGGCGAGATGCCGGATTACCCTGTGGTGAAGGCCGGGATGGTGGTGATGGGCGACAACGAGCGCGCCGTGGAGCTTTCCCGTGTGCTTTCGGATGCGTGCCCGGGGCTGTCGTTTCCCAACACGGTGGTGAACTGGCTGGACGCGAGCCCGAAGGGCTGGGGCAAGGCGGACGGCGTCGCCATACTGCAGAAGATTCTGGGCCTGGCCGACGAGGAGGTCTGCGTGTTTGGCGACGCGGACAACGACCTGGACATGCTGCGGAGGTACCCCAACTCGTGCGCCGTGGCGAACGCGAATGAGGCGGCGACGCGGGCGGCCCGCTGGCACGTGGGCGCGAGCGCCGACGACGGCGTGGCGCGCGCGATGGAGCAGATAGCGGCTGCGGCTCGGGAGTCTTGTGAGCTTGGACGCGAGGTGGAGCCGGCGTTCATGCGCGCGTAG
- a CDS encoding cation-translocating P-type ATPase yields the protein MEDSKEGAAVRVAQIPRLTSDKVFSALGTSAAGLSAQEAEARQRRYGKNVIQSGKKKSRVLVFLSNFTHMMAILLWVAGVIAFAAGMPELGVAVWLVNVINGCFSYWQESKADKATEALKKMLPSYVNVIRDGQEQKVLAEDLVPGDVLTLEEGDKVPADGRVVRSSDLQVDQSTLTGESNPVRKTADAVLEENLTNAEMPNLVFEGTSVSEGNGRVVVTQTGMATEFGKIASLTQNMEQKESPLQRQLDHLTKQITAFALCMGVAFFLLDVLFVHNGLAASFIFALGMVVAFIPEGLLPTVTLSLAMAVQRMSKRNALVKSLSSVEALGSTSVICTDKTGTLTQNEMTVNHLWTPAREYEVTGVGYAPKGEVRAEGKSFSAADDEELELLLEGGALCSNARLLPPEEDGGRYTVLGDPTEACLLVSAQKAGLDPKDVERRMPRVRELPFESRRKRMSTIHQLEEPLDGATRVAFTKGAPNEVVRLSTKVRMNGEVVPMTDSLRSKIMNANDSYAADGLRVLAVAYRPIHRDEPGVPASVSQYTPDAIEKDLTFVGLEVMQDPPRPEVAAAVAECRRAGIRVIMITGDYGLTAVSIARKIGIVKGAHPKVFSGLELEKTSDEELRRALKGEVVFARMAPEQKLRVVENLQAMGEVVAVTGDGVNDSPALKKADIGVAMGVTGTDVAKEAADMILTDDNFASIVHAVEEGRAVYANIRKFMLYILNSNVPEAVPSAVYLLSGGAVPLPLTTMQILTIDLGTDMLPALGLGSEPPERDVMNRPPRDPHEHLLNKEVMRKAFLWYGLLGAAASLAAFVFAQAQAGWHMGTVMFGVGKDLDPTYVRATTMALAAIVFTQIGEVMNCRTELASVFSVGLFSNRQVNKGILFEVALIVLLTVFPPFQGVFHTCPLGLADYGFLVLLPPIVLALEEGRKAIVRRHLGIDRNGVRIEQENVER from the coding sequence GTGGAGGATTCCAAGGAGGGCGCCGCCGTGCGGGTGGCGCAGATTCCCCGGCTCACGAGCGACAAGGTCTTCTCGGCCTTGGGCACGTCCGCCGCGGGCCTCAGCGCGCAGGAGGCGGAGGCCAGGCAGCGGCGCTATGGCAAGAACGTCATCCAGTCTGGCAAGAAGAAGTCCAGGGTGCTGGTGTTCCTGTCGAACTTCACGCACATGATGGCCATTCTGCTGTGGGTGGCCGGCGTGATCGCCTTCGCGGCAGGCATGCCGGAGCTGGGCGTGGCCGTGTGGCTGGTCAACGTGATCAACGGCTGCTTCAGCTACTGGCAGGAGAGCAAGGCCGACAAGGCGACCGAGGCGCTCAAGAAGATGCTGCCGTCCTACGTGAACGTCATTCGTGACGGGCAGGAGCAGAAGGTCCTGGCAGAGGACCTCGTGCCCGGTGACGTGCTCACGCTGGAGGAAGGCGACAAGGTCCCGGCCGACGGGCGCGTGGTGCGCTCCAGCGACCTGCAGGTGGACCAGTCCACGCTCACGGGCGAGTCAAACCCCGTGCGCAAGACGGCCGACGCGGTGCTCGAGGAGAACCTCACCAACGCCGAGATGCCCAACCTCGTGTTCGAGGGCACCAGCGTGTCGGAGGGCAACGGCCGCGTCGTCGTGACGCAGACGGGCATGGCCACGGAGTTTGGCAAGATCGCGAGCCTGACGCAGAACATGGAGCAGAAGGAGAGCCCGCTGCAAAGGCAGCTCGACCACCTGACCAAGCAGATCACGGCGTTCGCGCTGTGCATGGGCGTGGCGTTCTTCCTGCTGGACGTGCTCTTCGTGCACAACGGGCTCGCGGCGTCGTTCATCTTCGCGCTCGGCATGGTCGTCGCGTTCATCCCAGAGGGGCTGCTCCCCACCGTGACGCTGTCCCTGGCCATGGCCGTGCAGCGCATGAGCAAGCGCAACGCCCTCGTGAAGTCGCTCTCGTCCGTGGAGGCGCTGGGCTCAACCAGCGTCATCTGCACGGACAAGACCGGCACCCTCACGCAGAACGAGATGACGGTCAACCACCTGTGGACCCCGGCGCGCGAGTACGAGGTCACCGGCGTGGGCTATGCGCCCAAGGGCGAGGTCCGGGCGGAGGGCAAGTCCTTCTCGGCCGCAGACGATGAGGAGCTGGAGCTGCTGCTCGAGGGCGGTGCCCTCTGCTCCAACGCGCGCCTGCTCCCTCCGGAGGAGGACGGTGGCCGCTACACGGTGCTCGGCGACCCGACGGAGGCGTGCCTCCTGGTAAGCGCCCAGAAGGCCGGCCTCGACCCCAAGGACGTGGAGCGCCGCATGCCGCGCGTGCGCGAGCTGCCGTTCGAGAGCCGCCGCAAGCGCATGTCCACCATCCACCAGCTGGAGGAGCCGCTCGACGGTGCCACGCGCGTGGCCTTTACCAAGGGCGCGCCCAACGAGGTCGTGCGCCTCTCCACCAAGGTCCGCATGAACGGCGAGGTCGTGCCCATGACCGACTCGCTGCGCAGCAAGATCATGAACGCGAACGACTCCTATGCGGCCGACGGCCTGCGCGTGCTTGCCGTGGCGTACCGTCCCATCCACAGGGACGAGCCGGGCGTGCCCGCTTCCGTGAGCCAGTACACCCCCGACGCAATCGAGAAGGACCTGACGTTCGTGGGTCTGGAGGTCATGCAGGACCCGCCGCGTCCCGAGGTCGCGGCCGCAGTGGCCGAGTGCCGCCGCGCCGGCATCCGCGTCATCATGATCACCGGCGACTACGGTCTGACCGCCGTCTCGATCGCACGCAAGATCGGCATCGTCAAGGGGGCGCACCCCAAGGTGTTCTCGGGCCTGGAGCTGGAGAAGACCTCCGACGAGGAGCTGCGCCGCGCCCTCAAGGGCGAGGTCGTGTTTGCCCGCATGGCGCCGGAGCAGAAGCTCCGCGTGGTCGAGAACCTGCAGGCCATGGGTGAGGTCGTGGCGGTGACGGGCGACGGCGTGAACGACTCGCCGGCGCTCAAGAAGGCCGACATCGGCGTTGCCATGGGCGTCACGGGCACGGACGTCGCCAAGGAGGCGGCGGACATGATCCTGACCGACGACAACTTTGCCTCCATCGTGCATGCGGTGGAGGAGGGCCGTGCGGTCTACGCCAACATCCGCAAGTTCATGCTCTACATCCTCAACTCCAACGTGCCCGAGGCCGTGCCCTCCGCCGTGTACCTGCTCTCTGGCGGTGCGGTGCCGCTGCCGCTGACCACGATGCAGATCCTTACCATCGACCTGGGAACGGACATGCTGCCTGCCCTGGGCCTGGGCTCCGAGCCGCCCGAGAGGGACGTGATGAACCGTCCGCCGCGCGACCCCCACGAGCACCTTCTGAACAAGGAGGTCATGCGCAAGGCGTTTCTGTGGTACGGCCTTCTGGGCGCGGCCGCCTCGCTTGCGGCGTTTGTGTTCGCGCAGGCGCAGGCCGGCTGGCACATGGGTACCGTCATGTTTGGCGTTGGCAAGGACCTGGATCCCACGTACGTCCGTGCCACGACCATGGCGCTCGCGGCCATCGTGTTTACGCAGATAGGCGAGGTCATGAACTGCCGCACGGAGCTTGCCTCGGTCTTCTCGGTTGGTCTGTTCTCTAACAGGCAGGTGAACAAGGGCATACTGTTCGAGGTGGCGCTCATCGTGCTCCTGACGGTGTTCCCGCCGTTCCAGGGCGTGTTCCACACCTGCCCGCTTGGCCTTGCGGACTATGGATTCCTCGTTCTTCTCCCTCCCATCGTGCTGGCGCTGGAAGAGGGCAGGAAGGCCATCGTGCGCAGGCACCTGGGGATCGACCGCAACGGCGTCCGCATCGAGCAGGAAAATGTCGAAAGGTAG
- a CDS encoding sensor histidine kinase, which produces MRAPAVDADGTAITKRWLALTSAWTEGPMPRRILAELAIVAVDLALATLVGAVLDRLGLGADAIVIVYVLAVQVVSLATASHVVCGVATALSAALFCFFFTEPRYHLVAWGSEYPGTFAVMCVVAFVSSMISVRLRRNARESQAASHMMRVLLQTNHALQRCDSVQSVMGEAGRQLARLVSGTVVLYLPNASGLLEPGALFLPDGTDAPLPDAGALDGTGVIAGPRAPRQPNVPVEVTVAMRAFENGEPAGNGTSLFSSASGFYLPVGEKDGPLGVFAVLSLGEPLSQGERDMARAVAGETSLALGRELAAQKREQAMVLAKNEQLRANLLRSISHDLRTPLTSIGGAADVLLEADDPAPAAPASPALAPERRIRLERSIRDDARWLAATVENLLAMTRLAGGGVHLTRTLELMDDVVEEALRHVDPKVAEHVLAAEPSRGLCLVSVDARLMVQVLVNLVNNAVKYTPAGSRITVRVERHTPVEGLGCASGQASATGEKDVVTTSVADDGPGIAPADRDRVFDTFYTVGHGLADGRRSFGLGLALCKSIVEAHGGTIRLEPNRADGHGCVFSFDLPACDLESDLGGGGLDE; this is translated from the coding sequence ATGAGAGCGCCAGCGGTCGATGCGGACGGAACGGCGATCACCAAGAGGTGGCTCGCGCTGACGTCCGCCTGGACGGAGGGCCCCATGCCGCGCCGCATCCTCGCGGAGCTGGCCATCGTCGCCGTCGACCTTGCGCTCGCGACGCTCGTCGGCGCCGTGCTCGACCGCCTGGGCCTCGGGGCGGACGCCATCGTGATCGTCTACGTGCTCGCGGTGCAGGTCGTGTCGCTCGCCACGGCCAGCCACGTGGTCTGCGGCGTGGCCACGGCGCTGTCCGCCGCGCTCTTCTGCTTCTTCTTCACGGAGCCGCGTTACCACCTTGTTGCGTGGGGCAGCGAGTATCCCGGCACGTTCGCGGTCATGTGCGTCGTGGCATTCGTTTCAAGCATGATATCCGTGCGCCTGCGCCGCAACGCGCGTGAAAGCCAGGCGGCAAGCCACATGATGCGCGTGCTGCTGCAGACAAACCACGCGCTGCAGCGCTGCGACTCCGTCCAGTCCGTCATGGGCGAGGCCGGCCGCCAGCTTGCGCGGCTGGTCAGCGGCACCGTCGTGCTCTACCTGCCCAACGCCTCCGGCCTGCTCGAGCCCGGAGCGCTCTTCCTGCCGGACGGCACGGACGCGCCTCTGCCGGACGCGGGCGCCCTCGACGGCACCGGTGTCATCGCCGGCCCCCGCGCGCCGCGCCAGCCCAACGTCCCCGTCGAGGTCACGGTCGCCATGCGCGCGTTCGAAAACGGAGAGCCCGCCGGCAACGGCACCTCGCTCTTCTCGTCCGCATCTGGTTTTTATCTGCCCGTGGGCGAGAAGGACGGCCCCCTTGGCGTGTTCGCGGTGCTGAGCCTGGGCGAGCCGCTCTCGCAGGGCGAGCGCGACATGGCGCGTGCCGTCGCGGGCGAGACGAGCCTGGCCCTGGGCCGCGAGCTTGCGGCGCAGAAGCGCGAGCAGGCCATGGTCCTGGCCAAGAACGAGCAGCTCAGGGCCAATCTTTTGCGCTCGATCTCGCACGATTTGCGCACGCCGCTCACGTCCATTGGCGGCGCGGCCGACGTGCTGCTCGAGGCGGATGACCCCGCGCCGGCGGCTCCGGCCTCGCCCGCACTTGCGCCGGAGCGCCGCATCCGGCTGGAGCGCTCCATCCGCGACGACGCGCGCTGGCTTGCCGCGACGGTCGAGAACCTGCTCGCGATGACCCGCCTCGCGGGCGGGGGTGTGCACCTGACGCGCACGCTGGAGCTCATGGACGACGTCGTGGAGGAGGCCCTGCGCCACGTGGACCCCAAGGTCGCGGAGCACGTCCTCGCGGCAGAGCCCTCGCGCGGCCTCTGCCTGGTGAGCGTCGACGCGCGCCTTATGGTGCAGGTGCTGGTCAACCTGGTCAACAACGCCGTCAAGTACACCCCGGCCGGCAGCCGCATCACCGTTCGCGTGGAGCGTCACACCCCCGTGGAGGGGTTGGGGTGCGCTTCCGGCCAGGCTTCCGCCACGGGCGAGAAGGACGTGGTCACCACGAGCGTGGCCGACGATGGCCCCGGCATCGCCCCAGCGGACCGCGACCGCGTGTTCGACACGTTCTATACTGTGGGCCATGGGCTCGCGGACGGGCGCCGCAGCTTTGGGCTGGGGCTCGCGCTCTGCAAGTCCATCGTCGAGGCGCATGGCGGCACCATCCGCCTCGAGCCAAACCGGGCGGACGGCCACGGCTGCGTGTTCAGCTTCGACCTTCCGGCCTGCGACCTAGAGAGCGACCTTGGGGGAGGCGGCCTTGATGAGTAG
- a CDS encoding response regulator, producing the protein MSSDATPIEPSAPAAPATSAASAASGAPAPTILVVEDDPEVRAFVAATLDAHGYAHRGASTGREAIALAATSAPDIILLDLGLPDIDGIEVVRAIRAWSVVPIIVVSARSEDADKIGALDAGADDYVCKPFSVGELLARIRATERHLAIATAARAADPAGARPASPAGAPGAAAAPGATSFSASAAPAPAVFRDGGLAIDYSAGVVTLDGAEVHLTPIEYRLLCLLSRNVGKVLTHRYILDQVWGSRDDSAAAGAGGAGRPSGQAGDLATLRVYMGSLRKKIERDTAHPRYIQTHVGVGYRMMSV; encoded by the coding sequence ATGAGTAGCGACGCCACACCGATCGAGCCGTCCGCGCCCGCCGCACCTGCGACGTCCGCCGCATCCGCCGCGTCTGGCGCGCCTGCGCCCACCATCCTCGTGGTCGAGGATGACCCGGAGGTCCGCGCCTTCGTTGCGGCCACGCTTGACGCGCACGGCTACGCGCACCGGGGCGCGTCCACGGGTCGCGAGGCCATTGCGCTCGCCGCGACGTCCGCGCCGGACATCATCCTGCTTGACCTTGGGCTTCCCGACATAGACGGCATCGAGGTCGTTCGCGCCATCCGCGCGTGGTCCGTCGTGCCCATCATCGTGGTCAGCGCGCGCAGCGAGGACGCGGACAAGATCGGCGCGCTGGACGCCGGCGCCGACGACTACGTGTGCAAGCCCTTCTCGGTCGGCGAGCTTCTCGCGCGCATCCGCGCCACGGAGCGCCACCTGGCCATTGCGACGGCCGCTCGCGCCGCCGACCCCGCGGGCGCGCGCCCTGCGTCGCCCGCCGGCGCCCCCGGCGCGGCTGCCGCTCCCGGCGCCACGTCCTTCTCGGCATCCGCCGCGCCCGCGCCGGCGGTGTTTCGCGACGGGGGACTTGCCATCGACTACTCCGCGGGCGTCGTCACGCTCGACGGCGCGGAGGTCCACCTCACGCCCATCGAGTACCGCCTGCTGTGCCTTCTGTCGCGCAACGTGGGCAAGGTCCTCACGCACCGCTACATCCTGGACCAGGTCTGGGGCTCGCGCGACGATTCCGCGGCTGCGGGCGCGGGCGGGGCGGGACGTCCTTCCGGACAGGCGGGCGACCTTGCGACGCTGCGCGTGTACATGGGGTCTCTGCGCAAGAAGATAGAGCGCGACACGGCGCACCCGCGCTACATCCAGACGCACGTGGGCGTGGGGTACCGCATGATGAGCGTGTAG
- a CDS encoding class II fructose-bisphosphate aldolase translates to MYTTLKSVLEEASELNMAIGAFNTHNLEMVQAIVKAANNQRTPVIIQTSEGTAKYVGMRTLVAVCKSLAEEYGVNVDLHLDHAKNWDNIREAVDAGFGSVMFDGSALPFKENILGTRRVVEYAHAAGASVEAELGTVGGTEDGVAVASDAVRLTDPAQAVEFIDKTDIDALAVAIGTNHGQYKSKTNINFDVLKSIYEVAQRPLVIHGGTGVSDNDIHRVIDLGIRKFNVGTELLVQWNRKSKELYDSNKENTSNRNNVMPALDVVQEVVEHKISLFKNI, encoded by the coding sequence ATGTACACCACGCTTAAGAGTGTTCTGGAGGAAGCTTCCGAACTGAACATGGCCATTGGCGCTTTCAACACCCACAACCTCGAGATGGTGCAGGCAATCGTCAAGGCGGCAAACAACCAGAGGACTCCGGTAATCATCCAGACCTCTGAGGGGACTGCAAAGTATGTCGGCATGCGCACTCTTGTTGCAGTGTGCAAGTCGCTTGCTGAGGAGTACGGCGTAAACGTCGATCTCCACCTCGACCACGCCAAGAATTGGGACAACATCCGCGAGGCTGTTGACGCGGGTTTTGGCTCCGTCATGTTTGATGGCTCTGCACTGCCGTTCAAGGAGAACATCCTTGGAACGCGTCGCGTTGTCGAGTATGCACACGCTGCCGGTGCTTCCGTCGAGGCGGAGCTTGGCACCGTTGGCGGAACCGAGGATGGCGTGGCCGTCGCGTCTGACGCTGTGCGCCTGACCGACCCTGCGCAGGCGGTCGAGTTCATTGACAAGACCGACATCGATGCCCTTGCCGTGGCAATCGGCACCAATCACGGCCAGTACAAGTCGAAGACCAACATCAACTTCGACGTTCTGAAGTCGATTTACGAGGTTGCCCAGCGTCCGCTGGTTATTCATGGCGGCACTGGCGTGTCTGACAACGATATCCACCGCGTGATTGACCTTGGCATCCGAAAGTTCAACGTGGGCACCGAGCTTCTCGTGCAGTGGAACAGGAAGTCCAAGGAGCTTTACGACTCGAACAAGGAGAACACCTCTAACAGGAACAACGTTATGCCCGCGCTTGACGTTGTCCAGGAGGTCGTGGAGCACAAGATCAGCCTCTTCAAGAACATTTAA
- a CDS encoding potassium channel family protein: MNIIIVGGGKTGRYLAPILTDGGSSVVVVESRRDVVRKLQEELPGQKVVLGSGTSPEVLERCGVMSADVLIAATGSDEVNLVASTLAKMEYQVPRVVARVNNPKNSWMFNESMGVDVGINQADLLARSVQEGLDMEDVFTIMRLGKDEHALVQLEVRPGSSAAGRKISDLALPDEAVVIAIDRAGDIIIPRGDTGLIAGDNVLAFTSAAAKRELKRAFA, encoded by the coding sequence ATGAACATCATCATCGTAGGCGGCGGCAAGACCGGTCGCTACCTGGCGCCCATACTCACGGACGGAGGCTCGTCCGTCGTGGTGGTGGAGAGCAGGCGCGACGTGGTGCGCAAGCTGCAGGAGGAGCTGCCGGGCCAGAAGGTCGTGCTCGGGAGCGGTACGAGCCCGGAGGTGCTGGAGAGGTGCGGCGTGATGAGCGCGGACGTGCTCATAGCGGCGACGGGCTCCGACGAGGTGAACCTGGTGGCGTCGACTCTGGCGAAGATGGAGTACCAGGTGCCGCGCGTGGTCGCGCGCGTGAACAACCCGAAGAACTCGTGGATGTTCAACGAGTCGATGGGCGTGGACGTGGGGATCAACCAGGCGGACCTGCTGGCGCGCTCCGTGCAGGAGGGTCTGGACATGGAGGACGTGTTCACCATCATGCGCCTGGGCAAGGACGAGCATGCACTCGTGCAGCTTGAGGTGCGCCCGGGGTCGTCGGCGGCGGGGAGGAAGATCTCTGACCTGGCCCTGCCGGACGAGGCCGTCGTGATCGCGATCGACCGCGCGGGGGACATCATCATCCCTCGCGGCGACACGGGCCTCATCGCCGGCGACAACGTTCTGGCGTTTACGAGCGCCGCGGCAAAGCGCGAGCTGAAGCGGGCGTTTGCGTAG
- a CDS encoding potassium channel family protein translates to MNVIVVGLGRMGTGLARKLDRQGHNVCAVDQDPERLELLGDGFAGRKVCGVGIDRDVLEKAGIERASAVVSCTTSDETNIVIARIARDSYRVPRVIARMYDVSKAETYRRLGIQTISTTDWGVRRACELLTYHQQDSVLAVGTGEVQIVRADVPTLLEGHPVREISAIGEVKIVAVSHNSQTFIPTEGTVLGHGDVVYAAVASSAQEKFAHMLGKSE, encoded by the coding sequence ATGAACGTGATTGTCGTTGGACTGGGGCGCATGGGCACCGGGCTCGCGCGCAAGCTGGACCGCCAGGGCCACAACGTGTGCGCCGTCGACCAGGACCCGGAGCGCCTGGAGCTTCTGGGCGACGGGTTTGCCGGGCGCAAGGTGTGCGGCGTGGGAATCGATCGCGACGTGCTGGAGAAGGCCGGTATCGAGCGTGCGTCCGCCGTCGTGTCCTGCACCACCTCGGACGAGACGAACATCGTGATCGCGCGGATCGCGCGCGACTCGTACCGCGTGCCGCGCGTCATCGCGCGCATGTACGACGTGAGCAAGGCCGAGACGTACCGCCGCCTGGGCATACAGACCATATCGACGACGGACTGGGGCGTGCGCCGCGCGTGCGAGCTTCTGACGTACCACCAGCAGGACAGCGTGCTTGCCGTGGGCACCGGCGAGGTGCAGATAGTGCGTGCCGACGTGCCGACGCTGCTTGAGGGGCACCCCGTGCGCGAGATAAGCGCGATCGGCGAGGTGAAGATCGTCGCCGTGTCGCACAACAGCCAGACGTTCATCCCGACGGAGGGCACGGTGCTTGGACACGGCGACGTGGTGTACGCGGCCGTGGCGTCGAGCGCGCAGGAGAAGTTCGCCCACATGCTCGGTAAGAGCGAGTAG